The window GGGCGGTGGGGCAAAAAAACTTATTCGCATTATCGACTTCAAACGTGATAAACTGGGCGTTCCCGGCAAAGTGGCGGCTATCGAATACGATCCCCACCGCTCTGCCCGTATCGCGCTCATTTTCTACGTCGATGGCGAAAAGCGCTACATTTTGGCGCCCCAGGGACTTAAGGTCGGGGATGCCATCATGACTGCGCCGGATGCCGAACTCAAGGTAGGTAACGCCCTGCCTTTAGGTTCCATGCCCAGCGGTACATTGATTCATAATATCGAGCTTGAGCCGGGGCGCGGTGGTAAGCTGGTACGCTCGGCCGGTGCCGCGGCACAGCTCATGGCCAAAGAGGGTGACTACGCCCTTATTCGCCTGCCCTCCGGGGAAATGCGGCGGGTGCGCATTGAAGCCTACGCCACCGTCGGCCAGGTGGGTAACGAAGAGCACCAGACGATTTCTATCGGCAAGGCTGGCCGGGCGCGGCACATGGGTATGAGGCCTCAGGTCAGAGGCTCGGCCATGAACCCCCGTGA is drawn from Dehalogenimonas sp. THU2 and contains these coding sequences:
- the rplB gene encoding 50S ribosomal protein L2, which encodes MAVKAYKPTSAGRRHQTGYDFSDITKSTPEKALIKSVKNNAGRNSQGRMTVRHRGGGAKKLIRIIDFKRDKLGVPGKVAAIEYDPHRSARIALIFYVDGEKRYILAPQGLKVGDAIMTAPDAELKVGNALPLGSMPSGTLIHNIELEPGRGGKLVRSAGAAAQLMAKEGDYALIRLPSGEMRRVRIEAYATVGQVGNEEHQTISIGKAGRARHMGMRPQVRGSAMNPRDHPHGGGEGRSPIGMPGPKTPWGKPALGYKTRPTKASDKLIVKRRR